The Plantactinospora sp. KBS50 sequence CCGTCCGGCAGCGTCGGGGCGTCCCAGCGGTAGAAGCACCGGGCCATGGCGTCCCGCGGGGACTGCCAGGTCGGCAGGTACGGCGTGATGTACGGGCGCAGCCGCTCGCTGACCCGGGCGAACTCGGGGTGCTGGGCCCCGCGGCCCACGGCGGCGTCCGCGGGTTCGTCGGTGACCAGCAGGTGCAGGTAGAGGTCGCCGAGTTGGTAGAGCGAACGGTGCCGCACGCCCACCACCTGCGGCAGGTCGGTGCGGTCGGACTCGGCGAAGATCTCGGCGACCCGACCGGCGGCCTCGGGTGCGATCCTGGCCACGATCAGCGCGTGGTGCATGTGTCCCCCCAGCCTCGACGGCGACCGCCGGCAGCTTCCGGTTGGCTGCCGGAGACCGCCGCGGACGGCCGGCACGTGCGTGCCCGGCCGAGGACGAGACTGCGGTTCCGGGGGTCACCGGACTGTCACAGCTCGCTCACAGCTTTCCGCGAACGGTGACGCTCCGGTGACGGCAGCGAGCGATGATGCCGGCCAGGGCCGCTCGTCACGGGAATACTTTTCCCAGCTCAGAGCCACATTTTCGGGCCACACGCGACGGTCGGATCAGTGACCCGGGCATTGACTCAGCGTAAGTACGATTGATAACGTTCGTCATATTTGGTGGCTGACGCCCGGTCCCGGGTGCCGGACCGGCGACAGCGACGTCCCCGGTCGTTCCGGCTGAGCGGTTTCGCGGGTACCGGTTACGGTGCAGGGGGGTTCGCCGTGATCTGTGAGACGAGCACGTCGAGCATCAGCCACGGCTCGGTGCCGCGGCCGAGACCGGCGCAACCCGACATCAGGCTGGCGCTGCTGGGCGGCTTCCAGCTGACCGAGCGGGGGCGGACGCTCGTCGTACCGCGCGGGCTCCAGCGGGTGATCGCGCTGATCGCGCTCCAGCCCGGGGCGACCCGGGCACACCTGGCCGGGCTGCTCTGGCCGGAGACGTCCGAGGAACGTGCCCTGTCCTGCCTGCGTACGGCGCTGTGGCGGATCCGTCAGGACCGGTCCTGCCCGCTGCTGATCTCCGCCGACACCGTCCGGCTCGATCCGCTGGTCGAGGTGGACGTCGACGAGCTGATCTGCACCGCCGAGCGGATCGGCGCCGGCGCGGACCCTTCCGGCGCGCTGCCGGTCCTCGCGGCGGGCCGGCACGACCTGCTTCCCGGCTGGTACGAGGACTGGGTGCTGCTGGAGCGCGAACGGCTCCGGCAACTGCGGCTGCACCTGCTGGAGGGCATCGCCCGGGCGCACCTGCGGGCCGGCGAGCACGGGGCGGCGTTGCAGGCGGCGCTGGACGCGATGTCCGCCGAGCCGCTGCGGGAGACGCCGCACCGGCTGATCGTGGAGACCCACCTGGCCGAGGGCAACGCGTACGAGGCGCTGCACGCGTTCTACGTCTACCGGGACCTGCTGCGCCGGGAACTCCAGTTGGAGCCCTCGGGTGCGATGTGCGCCCTGGTCGACGACGTCCTGGCCCCGATCGGCGGTCCCCGTCCCGCCGGCACGGCGACCCGGGCCTGGTGGCAGCACGCCGGGTCGGCAACCGGACGGTAGCCGCACACTTCGCCACAGGCCGCACGCCGCACGCCACACGCCACAGGCCACAGGCCACAGGCCGCACGCTGGCGCCGGCGTGCGGCGCCGGCGTGCGTCGAATCGTTCGTCGTTTCAGCATCGGCTCGACGGGTACGCAACAGGCAGCGGCACCGACGGCCGGACCCGGGAGAGAACCGCGGTCTGCCCGTACCGCCCTGGACGCCGAAGTTGGCCTTTCGAGCCCATCAGGAGGTTCCCGTGTCCACCGTCACCGAGTCGATCGACGTGAACGTCCCGGTCAATACCGCGTACAACCAGTGGACGCAGTTCGAATCCTTCCCCAAGTTCATGGGTGGGGTGGAATCCATCACGCAGCTCGACGACCGCCGGACGCACTGGGTCACCAAGGTCGCCGGCGTGCGGCGGGAGTTCGACGCCGAGATCACCGAGCAGCACCCGGACGAGCGGGTCGCCTGGAAGAGCCTCGACGGCGACACCCGGCACGCGGGCGTGGTCACCTTCCACCGGCTCAACAACGAGCAGACCCGGGTCACCATCCAGCTCGACTG is a genomic window containing:
- a CDS encoding bacterial transcriptional activator domain-containing protein, which codes for MSHGSVPRPRPAQPDIRLALLGGFQLTERGRTLVVPRGLQRVIALIALQPGATRAHLAGLLWPETSEERALSCLRTALWRIRQDRSCPLLISADTVRLDPLVEVDVDELICTAERIGAGADPSGALPVLAAGRHDLLPGWYEDWVLLERERLRQLRLHLLEGIARAHLRAGEHGAALQAALDAMSAEPLRETPHRLIVETHLAEGNAYEALHAFYVYRDLLRRELQLEPSGAMCALVDDVLAPIGGPRPAGTATRAWWQHAGSATGR
- a CDS encoding SRPBCC family protein — its product is MSTVTESIDVNVPVNTAYNQWTQFESFPKFMGGVESITQLDDRRTHWVTKVAGVRREFDAEITEQHPDERVAWKSLDGDTRHAGVVTFHRLNNEQTRVTIQLDWRPEGLVEKAGNAVGADDHQVKADAKRFKEFIEQRGAETGAWRGDVPRPGR